Proteins encoded in a region of the Diadema setosum chromosome 7, eeDiaSeto1, whole genome shotgun sequence genome:
- the LOC140231039 gene encoding uncharacterized protein, whose amino-acid sequence MSIGDPLTRGQDALESLKMSDDVPPYSLHDPSKSSLLTDPILRASSKHYNFLVLHHENDSEAANQIYDRLEEMDLCGYKYERDKVIGKDKLTLEQNAIEQSEVVILLLSKSALESPDFQHKTQLTITTPSTGVIPVRHGIRREEVPRALRNHVDIQYGHRRFWNRLEESFVGPRHFPETKKPSEGAGTSQKSKQETRSLQSPVSRKKTEKTTNTRSSDPPSTQNPPSTLQKHSRASSLFGIFKTKRSNPSNAPTEIQLQPVKQSLGNR is encoded by the coding sequence ATGAGTATCGGTGATCCCTTAACGCGTGGCCAGGATGCTCTTGAGTCGCTCAAGATGTCCGATGATGTGCCTCCTTACTCCTTGCACGACCCAAGCAAGAGTTCCTTGCTTACTGACCCAATCCTTCGTGCTTCCTCTAAGCACTACAACTTCCTGGTCCTCCACCACGAAAACGACTCAGAGGCCGCTAACCAAATCTATGATCGGTTGGAGGAAATGGACCTGTGTGGCTACAAATATGAGAGGGACAAGGTGATTGGCAAGGACAAACTGACCTTAGAACAGAATGCCATTGAGCAGTCAGAGGTTGTCATTCTCCTCCTCTCTAAAAGTGCGCTTGAATCCCCCGACTTCCAGCACAAGACCCAGCTGACCATCACAACTCCGTCAACCGGTGTTATTCCCGTGCGGCACGGTATCCGGAGGGAAGAGGTCCCACGTGCTCTGCGCAACCATGTGGACATTCAGTACGGCCATAGACGTTTCTGGAATCGCCTCGAAGAATCATTTGTTGGACCACGGCACTTTCCAGAAACTAAGAAGCCATCTGAGGGGGCTGGTACCTCTCAGAAATCTAAGCAAGAAACACGGTCGTTGCAGTCACCTGTGTCTaggaaaaagacagaaaaaactaCAAACACTCGGAGTAGTGATCCTCCCAGCACACAGAATCCTCCATCCACCTTGCAGAAACATTCGAGAGCAAGTAGTCTGTTTGGGATCttcaaaacaaagaggtccaaCCCAAGTAATGCGCCAACAGAAATTCAGCTTCAACCTGTGAAACAGAGCTTGGGGAATAGGTAA